The Mercurialis annua linkage group LG7, ddMerAnnu1.2, whole genome shotgun sequence genome includes the window ATCGGattgatttgtttttgaaaaaccTAACAATGTTTCAATTAATATTGTTCCTAACTTGTACATAGAGAGAGAGATACAACAAATTTACACTCTGAAATTAATATTGACTTTGATCAAGAATATGAGGAAATTGGTGATGAAAAGAATGGCGACCCTCCAATTCTTTTTGTTTTGCTTATCTTTTTCACAAGTATTTTCCACTTAATCTCATCTTTCTTGCTTTGCTTTCTTATCCTCACCTTGAAATTCCTGACAAACacaaattaatatttctatGATTACAATTGTTCATGCCATTTTATATGACTAAAAAATATCTATATTTAGAAGATGAAAATAtattgtttgatatttttttaaagcttATATAGTATGCTGACAAAATATTCTATTTCTATCGTCCATGTAAGTATAAATGCATCTGAAATTTTTCTAAatgagaaaaaatgaaaaattagtttttactattatgtaaataatttaattaataactgTAAAAAACTAATATGATATTTAAGTATTATATAGCTAAATCTCTGTATAAGGGATTCAGTTATATTTAATGAAGATGAGATAAATTAGTATTTACTTGCACAAAGGTACTCTGCATGCATCAGAATCGGCGCAAAGACGAGAATGAAGCTCAAAAAGCTGCCACATTCTCTTGCAATGGACGCAACCGCCGGGGATCCGTAACTTGCAGGTGGAGAAATGGCGGACGAGCTGCTCGAGTCCCTTACATGCGGCGTAATTGCAAGGCGACTGGCTATTTCTCAGGTCTTTATCGTACGGTCCGATTGTTCTGCAACCGTCCCTGCAAATATGAACAAGAGCCTCCATTGCTTCGTATAGTTGTAGGtagatttttctttcttttgattttctgttCCTCTCTTTTTGCCTCTGCAAAATAAACTTGAATGttatttagtttttatataGCAACTTTTttaagtcgtgattaaaatgaaattttgtgtaaatgtcgtgatttttttatggacttaatccaataaaatattatatatttttatatcaatataaGTTAATGTAGTGATCGGTAAGATTGTACTCTATAATATGTTACGCGGATGAAATAACAACTAATATGGTTAGAAGGGTGCAAAAACTAATCGAATTTTGATACCATTTTGATACGAATTAAAATTCTGTTACCGAAGTTAAACATTAGAAAAACATTTGGCACACTAAAAATTATCAATCCATTTATATGATATGAAAATCTTACATTGGTTTCATCAACCATGGAGTTAACAAGTTCTTCTTCAAGCACAGGGTGGCTCTGTCTCATGGCCCTCCATCCCTCAGTCGTCGAGATTTCCCGGAAGTCGGCCAGAATCATGCGATGACATACGAGGCTAAGCCGAGGAGCATCGCATAATAATGCGAGTTGAAGAATGTCTACAACGTTTTCAGTTGTAAGAAAACCTCGGATTAAGTTGTGAATgcatatatttttcaaatcaggaacaacaaatgttatgaaatcacCGACTTACTCCCTTGTTCTCTATTTTTCTAGTCTTTTCTATGTCTAGGATTAATCAAAGAAACACCTAGAAAATAGGGAAAGTCCAGAAAATTCTCACCGCCATACATGGCTATATATATGTAAAGGTGCTTCTATTTTATGTATGAGAGCATAAGAGAAAAAGCAAGTGGTGTGTGTGCAATAGTGAGTGCTGTACGTGAGAGTGTGCAAGTTTGAGTAAAAAGTGCTAAGTGTATACTAATTAcacttttatataaataaaagaagtgTGTTCATTTAAGTCCTCCTTCAAGACTaacaagtggtatcagagcgggACGATTAGGGACCCGTTGGAGCAAAGGTCGAGCAAGCGATCCGGGATCGTATTACGTTGGAACATCGCTAGCACGCAGTCAGGGACCGTGCAGAGTATTGGTCAGGGATCAAGCGATTTGGTTAATTAGAGAAATAACCAAATAAATGGCGGATTTTTCAACATCGGTGAGTACCCTTGAAAAACTCAATGCTAATAATTATAGCACATGGAGTACTCGTATGCAATTTTATTTGCTCGGTCAAGATCTCTGGGAGATCGTCGGAGGGAGTGAAACTA containing:
- the LOC126655648 gene encoding BTB/POZ and TAZ domain-containing protein 4, with amino-acid sequence MENAGFILDPYEKPALVDKKEPPSPPALPCPASTSHHGRTLPGEYRKRGRFCMYDKAKNTLERLFDEGYRADVTIITENGGSIYAHANILGIASPVMKGMLKQAKGRGRQRSISIRGVPHDAVRVFLRFLYSSCYEKEDMEEFVLHLLVLSHVFVVPDLKNICIHNLIRGFLTTENVVDILQLALLCDAPRLSLVCHRMILADFREISTTEGWRAMRQSHPVLEEELVNSMVDETNRQKERNRKSKERKIYLQLYEAMEALVHICRDGCRTIGPYDKDLRNSQSPCNYAACKGLEQLVRHFSTCKLRIPGGCVHCKRMWQLFELHSRLCADSDACRVPLCKNFKVRIRKQSKKDEIKWKILVKKISKTKRIGGSPFFSSPISSYS